A genomic region of Chloroflexota bacterium contains the following coding sequences:
- the msrA gene encoding peptide-methionine (S)-S-oxide reductase MsrA: MLERIIVGAGCFWGVEAAFGALVGVVQTQAGYAGGWTEQPSYEDVCGGATGHAEVVELHVDPMILSLNELLGHFWAMLEPPADPDPQYRAIIICSNAAQLELALASKLAQPQLVDYSVEFGLDLPFYPAEEYHQQCYRKWRDRFERRAKVV, translated from the coding sequence ATGCTCGAGCGAATTATTGTTGGCGCTGGCTGTTTTTGGGGAGTTGAAGCAGCCTTTGGGGCGCTTGTCGGTGTTGTCCAAACCCAAGCTGGTTATGCTGGTGGTTGGACCGAGCAGCCAAGCTATGAGGATGTTTGTGGAGGAGCGACAGGCCATGCCGAAGTGGTTGAATTGCATGTTGATCCTATGATCCTCAGTTTAAACGAGCTGTTGGGTCATTTTTGGGCTATGCTAGAGCCGCCAGCCGACCCTGACCCGCAATATCGAGCAATAATTATTTGTAGCAATGCTGCTCAGTTGGAGCTAGCTCTGGCCAGTAAGCTAGCTCAACCACAGCTCGTTGATTACTCTGTTGAATTCGGGCTGGATCTACCGTTTTACCCTGCCGAGGAGTATCATCAACAATGTTATCGCAAATGGCGCGATCGCTTTGAACGGCGGGCTAAAGTTGTTTGA
- a CDS encoding protein kinase gives MSAPASRAKTTATPRRDDDHELRNYRLEERIGQEELTTIYRARHLTLDRPVEVHVLRRSDWVSVSRFGQAARLAARLKHPTIVPVIDAGHDDRFGYYLVTPPLGGRLLQEVLEDGALSIGDAVRIFSDIAKALDTIHAEKIVHRDIQPGTIVVTEAIHDQAVTRHGFLTNFSLAWSSDGPDLSQLEEADYLTAYAPPEQDFKQNATEPSLDIYALGAVLYHMLTGEVPPAPGQTPKSLGDFNPALAPADRVLRRLLSPQASVRYSSANQAAAALRQALREALPAETSTTLAPIAASSVESEWLENPVETVLVGILDGDFVQRGREWGRQLHEPTNLRSVLNRWSGQNMLRRRDLGNALVPERVVSYNFYTYELRAYYETRTTPEPREKPYQGSRISTSQNPPGVWQVILPDPQPFDEIRPTEMIIPNSERVEMCIYCGGKGDLHCTKCHGRGLLETKRVQTNPDGTKERRTVTLDCPECEGEGQADCGRCQGSGQVLTEDVFYWSRWGKLWENTDDEAGLPLADIREKSQQVYTAQIDVRDTKWHAIAPLHELLQAAENVDADQQTRLLHAELTIHGTPVTEVDYTERNQAHTLYMIGFEPTIIRGNFTLFDRERIVLYSVIGVLVLIAVIGFLIF, from the coding sequence ATGAGTGCCCCTGCATCTCGGGCTAAAACAACTGCGACACCGCGCCGCGACGATGATCATGAACTGCGCAATTATCGCTTGGAAGAGCGTATCGGCCAGGAAGAGTTAACGACCATCTATCGCGCTCGCCACCTAACCCTTGATCGCCCGGTTGAGGTGCATGTGTTACGCCGTTCAGATTGGGTTTCGGTCAGCCGATTTGGGCAGGCCGCCCGTTTGGCTGCTCGGCTCAAACATCCAACAATTGTGCCAGTGATTGATGCTGGCCACGATGATCGATTTGGCTATTATTTGGTTACGCCGCCGCTTGGTGGGCGCTTGTTGCAAGAGGTGCTTGAAGATGGTGCGCTCTCAATTGGCGACGCTGTACGCATTTTCAGCGATATTGCCAAAGCGCTCGATACGATTCACGCCGAAAAAATTGTCCACCGCGATATTCAGCCAGGTACAATTGTCGTTACCGAGGCGATCCATGATCAAGCAGTTACGCGCCATGGCTTTTTGACCAACTTTAGCTTGGCTTGGAGCAGCGATGGGCCTGATCTTTCGCAACTTGAAGAGGCCGATTATTTGACGGCTTATGCCCCACCAGAGCAAGATTTTAAGCAAAATGCCACCGAACCAAGCCTTGATATTTATGCCTTGGGGGCGGTGCTCTACCATATGTTAACTGGTGAAGTACCACCAGCCCCCGGCCAAACCCCCAAATCGTTAGGCGATTTCAATCCAGCCTTGGCTCCTGCTGATCGGGTGTTGCGGCGTTTGCTCTCACCTCAAGCCTCGGTGCGTTATAGTTCGGCTAATCAGGCTGCGGCAGCCTTACGTCAAGCCTTGCGCGAAGCCTTGCCTGCTGAAACTAGCACAACCCTTGCACCAATTGCCGCCAGCAGTGTGGAAAGTGAATGGCTCGAAAATCCAGTTGAAACAGTGTTGGTAGGGATTCTCGATGGCGATTTTGTGCAACGTGGCCGCGAATGGGGTCGCCAATTGCACGAGCCAACTAATTTACGCAGTGTGCTCAATCGCTGGAGCGGCCAAAATATGCTGCGGCGGCGCGATTTGGGCAACGCGCTTGTGCCCGAACGAGTGGTCAGCTATAACTTTTATACCTACGAGCTACGGGCCTATTATGAAACCCGCACCACCCCAGAACCACGCGAAAAGCCCTATCAAGGCAGTCGCATCAGCACCAGCCAAAATCCGCCTGGGGTTTGGCAAGTGATTTTGCCTGATCCTCAGCCATTTGATGAAATTCGCCCAACCGAAATGATTATTCCCAATTCCGAGCGGGTTGAGATGTGTATTTATTGTGGTGGCAAGGGCGATTTACACTGTACCAAATGCCATGGCCGTGGCTTGCTCGAAACCAAACGGGTGCAAACCAACCCCGATGGAACCAAAGAGCGCCGCACCGTCACGCTTGATTGCCCTGAATGCGAAGGCGAAGGCCAGGCTGATTGTGGGCGTTGCCAAGGTTCAGGCCAAGTTTTGACCGAAGATGTCTTTTATTGGTCTCGTTGGGGCAAACTTTGGGAAAATACTGATGACGAGGCGGGCTTGCCGCTAGCCGATATTCGCGAAAAATCGCAGCAAGTCTATACTGCCCAAATTGATGTGCGCGATACCAAATGGCATGCAATTGCGCCATTGCATGAATTATTGCAAGCTGCCGAAAATGTCGATGCTGATCAGCAAACCCGCTTGTTGCATGCCGAATTAACGATTCATGGCACGCCCGTAACCGAGGTCGATTATACCGAGCGCAATCAAGCCCATACCTTATATATGATTGGCTTTGAGCCAACGATTATTCGTGGCAACTTTACCTTGTTTGATCGCGAACGCATTGTGTTATATAGCGTGATTGGGGTTTTAGTGTTGATTGCAGTTATTGGATTTTTGATCTTTTAA
- a CDS encoding NAD(P)/FAD-dependent oxidoreductase — protein MFDVIIVGGSVAGLSAALVLGRARRSVLVLDSQQPRNAQSPGVHNFLSRDGILPAELRQIGREQLKPYPSVQVRFATAEHAQAIDGGFVVKLDDGSEISSRKLLLASGVIDELPPIEGLAELWGSSVFHCPYCHGWEVRDQPLAVLVPDAERLFHVATLLHNWSSDLVVCTNGEAQLSSEQRQILAKLNLPIREDRLVGIEQVNGQLTHLIFDQGEPLARSGLLIGVPQHQRSQLPTQLGCETSDNPQMPGLIKVQMLGQTSVPGVYAAGDATAGMQQAINAAAGGAMAGAGINHELIQDMLKQL, from the coding sequence ATGTTTGATGTGATTATTGTTGGTGGTAGCGTGGCGGGATTGAGTGCAGCCTTGGTGTTGGGGCGGGCGCGACGCAGTGTATTAGTGCTTGATAGTCAGCAGCCGCGCAATGCGCAATCGCCTGGTGTGCATAATTTTCTCTCGCGCGATGGCATTTTGCCTGCTGAATTGCGCCAAATTGGCCGCGAGCAACTCAAGCCCTACCCAAGTGTGCAAGTGCGTTTTGCGACTGCCGAACATGCTCAGGCGATTGATGGTGGCTTTGTGGTGAAGCTTGATGATGGTAGCGAAATTAGCAGCCGCAAATTGTTGCTAGCCTCAGGCGTGATCGACGAATTGCCGCCAATCGAAGGCCTGGCCGAATTGTGGGGATCAAGCGTATTTCACTGCCCCTACTGCCATGGCTGGGAAGTGCGCGATCAGCCGTTGGCGGTGTTAGTGCCCGACGCTGAGCGTTTGTTTCACGTTGCGACCTTGTTGCACAACTGGAGCAGCGATTTGGTCGTTTGTACCAATGGCGAGGCTCAGCTAAGCTCTGAACAACGCCAAATCTTGGCGAAACTCAATTTGCCAATTCGCGAAGATCGTTTGGTCGGTATCGAACAAGTCAATGGGCAATTGACCCATTTGATCTTTGATCAAGGTGAACCATTGGCCCGTAGCGGTTTGTTGATTGGCGTGCCCCAACATCAACGCAGCCAACTACCAACCCAACTAGGCTGTGAAACCAGCGATAATCCTCAAATGCCAGGCTTGATCAAGGTGCAAATGTTGGGCCAAACCAGCGTACCAGGCGTGTATGCTGCTGGCGATGCCACCGCAGGCATGCAACAGGCAATTAATGCGGCAGCTGGTGGCGCGATGGCCGGCGCAGGCATCAACCATGAACTGATTCAAGACATGCTCAAACAACTTTAG
- a CDS encoding RecQ family ATP-dependent DNA helicase: MNTSASPLGQLIQTIMREHQAPMAVVELQQQLRRKGYATALEILREILRDTAVWTALANDKYTLRDTFDDDADNPEQTSTKMYLTNLCLAVADYCVLDLETTGFQPDSNQIIQIAILRVTQGQPDEFRSWDVQCDPDRLDHSLRRVLHLDEVRIQSIASASSLAVLWPAVRNFIGDRPLVIHNARFDMGFLLQHDPSLTNPIVDSLELALLVFPYAQKHTLNALAEACSIQLEAINPNNIRGIPIDHRVTKETLHDAITDVLVLAEVYRELLQRWKYSACIPRELLAELLPATYPLTTPSQDLSSILPAIQAPEVRLPNKLLATTACGLLDQFAAQAKLTPRASQRIMVETIATALVSDTSRLIEAPTGTGKTVGYLIPAIWEARRTGRQIGIATAYKNLQDQLQQEITRLQTFISFNAAILKGATNYLCLRELQTAVSASATASLEQRYLLAFLVHWVAQYTEATLDEIPFWLKQTFGGANQLLHDLAVQPATCTKQRCQFYDQCHFFASQRRAAQADIIIINQAIWLNSSPDSLGFDALIIDEAHNLEDMATSAFQQEVGEHSLRRLLKTLYIPGTRQGLLAQLASQVLPPEIRSQLKKIQQTVGQALRLIQELRSVLATFVLECDETFDPLQGARLRLSGAPARIYPVAWLKVQQALDQLWKGYLNPLLTELATITPWIQAQAEILGLKFAAVYSELGNQQSLLATILQARSNNQITWLEVNTNQTHAQWTFCTAPLLVAEALAERYRQLRSLILTSATLTTGPHDFSFFVERLGLGSSLTADQAMILAGELPYHDQVVLGLPAYLTYTPARITQASFIQELASELQLLLTFTDGRALILFTSRQRLEQVYQHNSLMIEAQGIPIFAQRSGGSRQALIEGFKDHVNAALYGLKSFWEGVDVPGSALSFVVMEKLPYPAFNDPIHAARREAVARQNGREFQEYLFPLMVLQFKQGFGRLLRTPTDRGAVILYDKRIVRKSYLPLLLGALPGYQPRDPLAEQSRREFYTMLGNRLPDLLNLQEKADFLATVPDIILTDLEALIERLGIPDPLDAESYEHWRPQILEALHALYGFETFRSPQQEAAFRAMLTGRDVMAVLPTGAGKSICFQLPALLRQGTTIICSPLIALMKDQVDKLYEKRIEVVAALMSGQNAADREEILARLRAGRLRLLYLAPERLRDPVVLAALAVAPIRQIVADEAHCIALWGPSFRPDFLMLPQIYQQLQARPPIAAFTATATSAITEAIISALEMTEPIVVRSSIDRPELHLVIFDRGHRYHPVRSKTDQIRQLLLLVQTAVQHNESMLIYVSTVKEAEYLARLLQVAGIAARAYHGRMDIQERTTISEQFMDDLLTIIVCTKAFGMGIDKPDIRYVVHFNLPGDLESYFQEIGRAGRDGKPAYAVLLYHPSDIRIHEFFIAQSQPDSLLLAQLWAWMCSQPTDWILNPQQVCEDFELDDVELRRMLYLLEQSKLIRRGADVTIRGSLTLLADWSGLIARYPNDRSNVLETLANLLPEPGWIRNELNLADLAAELGMPILTFESLLIEGAVRGDWLYRPWEKGYHITRLVHTETPLPTIDLAAVHHQQAKLQQIQHFVRDHQCRWQALRLYFGEDRGLPCNNCDRCTPEQYYPWSNKTRRDVPDVSDFLDLADSILAVVWWNEQRIQQGKQPFGSKAIIHLLRGDEYRLMYRYPAGPAADARRTAIRSCPYWGVCRTLRRSSRELQGLLDRLIREDYILIGTAVLDEGHTYEYLALTPKGQTQRLSTTHLGWDASSN; encoded by the coding sequence GTGAATACATCAGCATCTCCGCTTGGTCAACTTATTCAGACTATCATGCGCGAACATCAAGCCCCAATGGCTGTAGTTGAGTTGCAACAACAGCTTAGACGCAAGGGTTACGCCACGGCTCTCGAAATTTTGCGTGAAATTTTGCGTGATACTGCGGTATGGACAGCGCTTGCTAACGATAAATATACTTTGCGTGACACCTTTGATGACGACGCTGATAACCCTGAGCAAACTTCTACCAAGATGTATCTTACTAACCTTTGCCTAGCCGTTGCTGATTATTGTGTGCTTGATTTAGAGACGACAGGTTTTCAACCAGACTCGAACCAAATTATTCAAATTGCTATCTTACGGGTCACACAGGGGCAGCCAGATGAATTTCGTAGCTGGGATGTTCAATGTGATCCTGATCGTTTAGATCATTCATTGCGACGAGTCTTGCATTTGGATGAGGTTCGGATTCAAAGTATTGCTTCGGCATCATCGCTTGCGGTATTATGGCCTGCTGTTCGTAATTTTATTGGTGATCGGCCATTGGTGATTCATAATGCTCGATTTGATATGGGTTTTCTGCTTCAGCATGATCCTTCGCTGACTAATCCAATTGTTGATAGCTTGGAGTTAGCGTTGCTCGTATTTCCCTATGCCCAGAAGCATACCTTAAATGCCCTAGCTGAAGCATGCAGCATTCAGTTAGAAGCGATCAATCCTAATAATATTCGTGGCATCCCAATCGATCATCGGGTTACCAAAGAGACGCTTCATGATGCAATAACTGATGTATTAGTGTTAGCCGAGGTGTATCGCGAATTGTTGCAACGTTGGAAGTATTCAGCGTGCATACCAAGAGAATTATTGGCTGAATTATTACCAGCAACATATCCACTAACCACACCAAGCCAAGATTTAAGCAGCATATTGCCAGCAATCCAAGCACCTGAAGTCCGCTTACCAAATAAACTTCTGGCAACAACTGCATGTGGATTGCTCGATCAATTTGCTGCTCAGGCAAAACTCACGCCAAGAGCAAGCCAACGGATAATGGTTGAAACAATTGCGACAGCGCTTGTTAGTGATACCTCACGTTTGATCGAAGCGCCTACCGGAACAGGCAAAACTGTGGGCTACCTTATTCCTGCTATTTGGGAGGCCCGCCGAACCGGACGACAAATCGGCATCGCGACTGCCTACAAAAATCTTCAAGATCAACTACAACAGGAAATTACCCGACTACAAACATTTATTTCATTCAATGCGGCCATCCTCAAGGGGGCAACGAATTATCTCTGTTTGCGCGAATTGCAAACAGCAGTTTCAGCTTCTGCGACAGCCAGTTTGGAACAACGCTATCTGCTCGCTTTTCTAGTTCATTGGGTTGCTCAATATACTGAGGCAACCCTTGATGAAATCCCTTTTTGGCTTAAACAAACTTTTGGCGGAGCCAACCAACTGCTGCATGATCTTGCAGTTCAACCCGCCACATGTACCAAACAGCGCTGCCAATTTTATGATCAGTGTCATTTCTTTGCCTCCCAACGTCGGGCTGCACAGGCCGATATCATTATTATCAATCAGGCAATTTGGCTCAATAGCTCGCCTGATAGTTTAGGGTTTGATGCCTTAATCATCGATGAAGCGCATAATTTGGAAGATATGGCAACCAGCGCTTTCCAACAAGAAGTTGGGGAGCATTCGCTACGACGGTTGCTGAAAACACTCTATATACCAGGCACGCGCCAAGGTTTATTAGCTCAATTAGCCAGCCAAGTTTTGCCACCAGAGATTCGGAGCCAACTTAAAAAAATTCAACAAACTGTTGGTCAAGCCCTACGGCTTATTCAAGAATTGCGTAGCGTGCTGGCAACATTCGTATTGGAGTGCGATGAGACCTTTGATCCGCTTCAAGGGGCACGATTACGGCTTTCAGGAGCGCCTGCACGAATTTATCCGGTTGCGTGGTTGAAGGTTCAGCAAGCCTTAGACCAACTTTGGAAGGGCTATCTCAACCCATTGCTGACAGAATTAGCGACGATTACGCCATGGATTCAGGCTCAAGCTGAAATCTTGGGGCTAAAATTTGCTGCTGTGTATAGCGAATTAGGCAACCAACAAAGCTTGCTGGCAACAATCCTCCAAGCCCGATCCAATAATCAGATTACTTGGCTCGAAGTCAATACGAACCAAACACATGCACAATGGACGTTCTGTACCGCTCCATTACTGGTAGCTGAGGCGCTCGCAGAGCGCTATCGACAGCTTCGATCGCTCATTCTTACCTCAGCCACATTAACCACTGGCCCGCATGATTTTAGTTTCTTTGTGGAGCGACTTGGGCTTGGTAGTAGTTTAACCGCCGATCAAGCCATGATTCTTGCTGGCGAGCTTCCTTATCATGATCAAGTCGTTTTAGGGCTTCCAGCCTACTTAACTTATACTCCAGCCCGTATAACACAAGCGAGTTTTATTCAAGAACTCGCTAGCGAGCTGCAGTTGCTCTTAACCTTTACCGATGGTCGAGCACTGATTCTGTTTACCTCGCGTCAGCGGCTCGAACAAGTGTATCAGCACAATAGTCTGATGATCGAGGCTCAAGGGATTCCAATTTTTGCCCAGCGATCAGGTGGGTCGCGTCAAGCATTGATTGAGGGCTTTAAGGATCATGTCAATGCGGCACTCTATGGATTGAAAAGCTTCTGGGAAGGAGTTGATGTACCTGGATCGGCGCTTTCGTTCGTTGTTATGGAAAAACTGCCCTATCCAGCATTCAATGATCCAATTCATGCTGCTCGTCGTGAAGCTGTAGCGCGGCAAAATGGCCGTGAATTTCAAGAATATCTTTTTCCCTTGATGGTTTTGCAGTTTAAACAAGGCTTTGGCAGATTGCTCCGCACCCCAACGGATCGTGGAGCAGTTATTTTGTATGATAAGCGGATTGTCCGTAAAAGCTATCTACCGCTCTTGCTTGGCGCACTACCAGGCTATCAGCCCCGTGATCCGCTAGCAGAGCAATCCAGACGTGAGTTTTATACGATGCTTGGCAATCGCCTGCCAGATCTGCTTAACCTGCAGGAGAAAGCCGATTTTCTGGCGACAGTGCCTGATATTATATTGACAGATCTTGAGGCATTGATTGAGCGGCTTGGCATCCCCGATCCCTTGGATGCTGAGAGCTATGAACACTGGCGACCCCAAATTCTTGAAGCTTTACACGCACTTTATGGGTTTGAAACATTCCGTTCACCGCAACAAGAAGCAGCGTTTCGGGCCATGCTTACTGGCCGTGACGTGATGGCAGTGCTACCCACTGGTGCAGGTAAATCGATTTGTTTCCAATTGCCAGCATTGTTGCGCCAAGGTACAACCATTATTTGCTCGCCGCTGATTGCCTTGATGAAAGATCAAGTTGATAAGTTGTATGAGAAGCGTATCGAAGTTGTTGCGGCGCTAATGAGTGGTCAAAATGCTGCTGATCGTGAGGAAATTCTAGCTCGCTTGCGAGCAGGTCGCCTGCGCTTGTTGTATCTTGCGCCAGAACGATTACGTGATCCGGTTGTGCTTGCTGCATTGGCGGTCGCCCCAATTCGCCAAATCGTTGCTGATGAAGCGCATTGTATTGCCCTTTGGGGGCCAAGTTTTCGACCTGACTTTTTAATGTTACCCCAAATTTATCAGCAATTACAAGCGCGACCACCGATTGCTGCCTTTACCGCCACCGCAACATCAGCAATTACTGAAGCAATTATTTCCGCACTTGAAATGACAGAGCCAATTGTCGTGCGATCGTCAATTGATCGGCCTGAACTTCATTTAGTGATCTTCGATCGCGGTCATCGTTACCATCCAGTTCGTTCAAAAACCGATCAAATTCGCCAACTTTTGTTGTTAGTCCAAACCGCTGTCCAGCACAACGAATCAATGCTTATTTATGTTTCGACCGTCAAAGAAGCCGAATATTTGGCCCGCCTGCTGCAAGTTGCAGGAATTGCCGCCAGAGCCTACCACGGACGGATGGATATTCAAGAACGAACAACGATTAGTGAACAGTTTATGGACGATCTGTTAACGATCATCGTTTGTACCAAGGCATTTGGGATGGGCATTGATAAGCCCGACATTCGCTATGTTGTCCATTTCAACCTACCTGGTGATCTTGAATCGTACTTTCAAGAAATTGGCCGAGCTGGGCGTGACGGCAAACCAGCCTATGCCGTGTTGCTCTATCATCCCTCAGATATCCGGATTCATGAGTTTTTTATCGCCCAAAGCCAACCTGATAGTCTGTTACTTGCTCAATTATGGGCTTGGATGTGCAGCCAACCAACAGATTGGATATTAAACCCTCAGCAAGTATGCGAGGATTTTGAACTTGATGATGTTGAGCTACGCCGAATGCTGTACCTCTTAGAACAAAGCAAGCTCATTCGGCGTGGTGCTGATGTAACGATTCGCGGTAGCCTAACCCTCTTAGCTGACTGGTCGGGATTGATTGCTCGTTACCCCAACGATCGCAGTAATGTGCTTGAAACCCTTGCCAATCTACTGCCTGAACCTGGATGGATACGCAATGAACTCAATCTAGCAGATTTGGCAGCCGAGCTTGGAATGCCAATCTTAACATTTGAATCATTACTCATCGAGGGTGCAGTACGTGGTGACTGGCTTTATCGACCTTGGGAGAAGGGTTATCATATTACACGCTTAGTGCATACCGAAACCCCGCTACCAACAATTGATCTAGCAGCAGTCCACCATCAACAAGCCAAACTCCAACAAATTCAGCATTTTGTTCGTGACCACCAATGTCGTTGGCAAGCCTTAAGGCTCTATTTTGGTGAAGATCGTGGCCTGCCATGCAACAATTGTGATCGTTGTACCCCCGAGCAATATTACCCTTGGAGCAATAAAACTAGGCGTGATGTCCCTGATGTCAGTGACTTCCTTGATCTTGCTGACAGCATTCTTGCGGTTGTTTGGTGGAATGAACAGCGCATCCAGCAAGGCAAGCAGCCTTTTGGGAGCAAGGCAATCATCCATCTTTTGCGCGGCGATGAATATCGCTTGATGTATCGTTACCCAGCAGGCCCAGCCGCCGATGCTCGCCGCACGGCCATTCGTAGTTGCCCATATTGGGGTGTTTGTCGCACTTTGCGCCGTTCTAGCCGCGAACTACAGGGCTTACTCGATCGATTGATCCGCGAGGACTATATCTTAATAGGAACAGCGGTGCTTGACGAAGGTCATACATATGAGTATCTTGCCCTTACTCCCAAGGGGCAAACGCAACGCCTCAGTACTACCCATCTTGGGTGGGATGCTTCATCCAATTGA
- a CDS encoding aldehyde dehydrogenase family protein gives MSTLLEIYETMSYGPAPESAAPAHEWLDAHSRRFGLYINGTWTEVANERLFDSINPANRSVLAQVTQASSDEVNAAVAAAKAAFPAWSQTSGHVRARYLYALARQIQKHSRRFAVLETLDNGKPIRETRDIDIPLVARHFYYHAGWAQLQESDLAGYEPLGVVGQIIPWNFPLLMLAWKIAPALAMGNTVVLKPAEWTSLTALAFAEICHEIGLPKGVVNIVTGDGKVGEQIVKHPDIAKIAFTGSTEVGKIIRSATAGSGKKLSLELGGKSPFIVFDNADLDSVVEGVVDAIWFNQGQVCCAGSRLLVQENIADKLIGKLRTRMEQLRIGDPLDKAIDIGAIVAPAQLQKIEQLVAEGEQEGSIKWQPSWACPTDGYFYPPTLFTNVAPASTLAQVEIFGPVLVTMTFRTPDEAIAIANNTRFGLAASIWSEDINVALHAAARVKAGVVWINSTNLFDAAAGFGGYRESGYGREGGKEGLYEYLKKSEVKKIKTKASPAPAPIANAASSGMPALDRTPKIYIGGKQARPDSGYSRIVVGSNGETLGEVGDGSRKDIRNAVEVARSAANSWSAATAYNRAQVLYFLAENLGARAAEFAQRIRQQTGRNDADLEVETSIERLFTYAAWADKYDGAVHATPVRNATLAMVESLGVLGLVCPSEYPLLGTISLLAPAIALGNSAIIIPSPEHPLSATDLYQVLDTSDVPAGVVNIITGDRDSLAKVLAEHNDVDGLWYWGSAEGSAMVERSSIGNLKQTWVNYGETREWLDRRVGEGEEFLRHASQIKNIWVPYGA, from the coding sequence ATGAGCACATTGCTGGAGATTTACGAAACAATGAGCTATGGCCCAGCACCCGAATCTGCTGCTCCAGCCCACGAGTGGCTAGATGCCCATAGCCGTCGTTTTGGGCTATATATTAATGGTACATGGACAGAAGTCGCCAACGAGCGCTTGTTCGATTCGATCAATCCGGCTAATCGTAGCGTGTTGGCCCAAGTGACCCAAGCGAGCAGCGATGAAGTAAACGCTGCGGTTGCTGCTGCCAAAGCGGCTTTTCCAGCTTGGTCGCAAACCAGCGGCCATGTGCGTGCTCGCTATTTGTATGCCTTGGCTCGCCAAATTCAGAAACATTCGCGGCGCTTTGCGGTGCTCGAAACCCTCGATAATGGCAAGCCGATCCGCGAAACCCGCGACATCGATATTCCATTAGTCGCACGACATTTCTACTATCACGCTGGTTGGGCGCAATTGCAAGAAAGCGATTTGGCAGGCTACGAGCCGCTAGGCGTGGTCGGCCAAATTATTCCGTGGAACTTTCCGCTGTTGATGTTGGCCTGGAAGATTGCCCCAGCCTTGGCCATGGGCAACACGGTGGTGTTGAAGCCTGCCGAATGGACTTCATTGACAGCCTTGGCATTTGCTGAAATTTGCCATGAGATTGGCTTGCCCAAGGGTGTGGTCAACATCGTTACTGGCGATGGCAAAGTTGGCGAGCAAATCGTCAAGCACCCTGATATTGCCAAAATTGCCTTTACTGGCTCAACCGAAGTTGGCAAAATTATTCGCAGCGCCACCGCTGGCAGCGGCAAAAAACTCTCCTTGGAGCTTGGCGGCAAATCGCCCTTTATCGTGTTTGATAACGCCGATTTAGATAGCGTGGTCGAAGGCGTAGTTGATGCAATTTGGTTCAATCAAGGCCAAGTTTGTTGCGCTGGCTCACGTTTGTTGGTGCAAGAAAATATCGCCGATAAGCTGATTGGCAAGTTGCGCACGCGCATGGAGCAATTGCGTATCGGCGATCCTTTAGATAAAGCGATCGATATTGGCGCGATTGTTGCCCCAGCCCAATTACAAAAAATCGAGCAACTGGTAGCCGAAGGCGAACAAGAAGGCTCGATCAAATGGCAACCCTCGTGGGCTTGCCCAACTGATGGCTATTTCTACCCGCCAACCTTGTTTACCAACGTGGCTCCAGCTTCAACCTTGGCCCAAGTTGAAATTTTCGGGCCAGTCTTGGTCACGATGACCTTCCGCACGCCCGATGAAGCGATTGCGATTGCCAACAATACCCGTTTTGGCTTAGCCGCCAGCATTTGGAGCGAAGATATTAACGTGGCGCTGCACGCCGCAGCCCGCGTCAAGGCAGGCGTAGTCTGGATCAACAGCACCAATCTGTTTGATGCAGCAGCAGGCTTCGGCGGCTATCGCGAAAGCGGCTACGGTCGCGAAGGTGGCAAAGAGGGCTTATACGAATACCTCAAAAAATCTGAAGTAAAGAAAATTAAAACTAAGGCCAGCCCAGCGCCCGCACCGATTGCAAACGCCGCCAGCAGCGGCATGCCGGCACTTGATCGCACGCCCAAAATCTATATTGGTGGCAAGCAAGCCCGCCCCGATTCGGGCTACAGCCGAATTGTGGTTGGTAGCAACGGCGAAACATTGGGTGAGGTGGGCGATGGTAGCCGCAAAGATATTCGTAACGCGGTCGAAGTTGCACGGAGTGCCGCTAACAGTTGGTCGGCAGCAACCGCCTACAATCGGGCGCAAGTGCTCTATTTCCTAGCCGAAAATTTAGGCGCACGTGCCGCCGAATTTGCCCAGCGTATTCGCCAACAAACAGGCCGCAACGATGCCGACCTCGAAGTCGAAACATCAATCGAGCGCTTATTTACCTACGCCGCGTGGGCCGATAAATATGATGGCGCGGTGCATGCCACACCTGTGCGCAACGCCACCCTCGCCATGGTCGAATCGCTCGGCGTGCTTGGTTTGGTTTGTCCCAGCGAATATCCATTATTGGGCACGATTTCGTTGCTAGCGCCAGCCATCGCCTTGGGCAATAGCGCGATTATCATTCCATCGCCAGAGCATCCACTTTCGGCCACCGATTTGTATCAAGTGCTCGACACCAGCGATGTGCCAGCAGGCGTGGTCAACATTATCACTGGCGACCGCGATAGCCTGGCCAAAGTGCTGGCCGAGCACAACGACGTTGATGGTTTGTGGTATTGGGGCAGTGCTGAGGGCAGCGCCATGGTCGAGCGCAGTTCAATCGGCAACCTCAAACAAACTTGGGTCAACTATGGCGAAACTCGCGAATGGCTTGATCGACGAGTTGGCGAGGGCGAAGAATTTCTACGCCACGCCAGCCAAATTAAAAATATTTGGGTTCCCTACGGCGCATAA